The stretch of DNA TGCGTCGTACTCCTCAGCGGCGGGGAGGAGCATCAACTGACGGTCATCGTCCGTTTTGTACTGGAAGAAGATGGCGCGGCCTTCGCCAACCGTGAGTTGTTCGTCGCTCGTGTTCGTGAGCGTGACTTTGAGTTGCGGTGGGGCGTCGTCGGTCGCAACGTCGTGGGTGACTTTCACGGCCAGTTCGAGCGGGAGATTCGGCTGCTCGTCGGTCGAGTGAAGCGAGAGGCCGGGGCCGCCCGTTCCGGTGGGCCGCGTTCCACCAGCGCCGTTGCCAGTCGTGTTGTTCGACCCCGGCAGGCCGCCGTCAGTGGTGGTCGTGTCGGTTGTGTTCGGAGAGGCACCGTTCGAGACACAGCCAGCGAGCAAGCCGGTGGCTGCAAGTCCACTGAAGCGGAGCAGCGAGCGTCGTGTTGGGGACATGCTGTATGAGAGGACAGTTCGGGCATTAACTGTCGTGTAGTCTCAAACACCTGTTTGTCACATGGGTCGCCGTGACCAGTACTGTTTTTGCGGTACGAGCGATTGGATTGAGTATGCTTCACGCACGCGGGCCACTGCTCTCTGTCGATGTGGGAGCGAAAACGACCGAGGAAGTGAACATCGACGACGTACTCGCCCAGTTCATCGGCGGGCGCGGACTTGCAACACGGCTTTCCCACGAGCGCACGCCGTTCGACGCAGATCCATTCGGCCCAGAAAATCGTCTCTTTTTCACGACCGGGCCGATGCAAACCTCGAATATGAGTTTCACGGGGCGAATGAACGCGACGGCTATCTCACCGCTCACGAACGGAATTCTCTCGTCGAATGCCGGCGGCTTCGTCTCGCGCAACTTCGGTGCGACGGGTTACAGCGCCGTCGAATTCGTCGGGGAAAGCGACGAGTTACTCGCCATCCACGTCACTGATAAGGGCGTCACCTTCGAGGAAGTCCCCGAGCTTGAAGAAGCGACCGTCAGCGAGACGGACGAGTACATGGCAGACCACCACGACCTCGGTGAAGACCAGCTCTGTGTCATCGGCCCGGCGGGCGAAAATCGCGTCCGCTTTGCCTCCATCATGACCTCAGAGTCGCGGGCGTTCGGCCGCGGCGGGCTCGGCGCGGTCATGGGCGCAAAAGGCATCAAAGCAATCAGTTTCGACGGCGATTCTACCCCTGATATCGAGATTTCTGCGACGCAGATGGACATCCATCGCGAGGCCGCCACCTCAGATCACATCATGAAGCGACAGGGGACGACGAGCGTCACCGACCTCGCAAACGAGGTGGGCGCGTTCCCAACCAAGTACTTCGCAGAAACGTCTTTCGAGGGAGCAAGTGGCATCAACGGCGACGCAGTCGAGTCGAAAAAGTACAAGAAAGGTACCTGCTCGTCGTGTGCGTTCGCGTGCAAACTCCCGACCAAAGACGAAGAGCGCGGCGTCGAAACCGAAGGTCCCGAGTTCGAGACGGTGATGGCCTTTGGCTCGAACGCGCTCGTAGACGACATCGTGGACGTGATGAAATCGAACGAACTCTGCGACGAGTTCGGCGTCGATACCATCAGCGCCGGTGACGTGGTCTCCGCGTATCTCGCCGCAAACGACGAATTCGGCAACGTCTCGCTCATCCACGAGTTGGTCGAGAAAATCGCCTACCGAGAGGGCGACGGCGACCTCCTCGCGGAGGGAATCGACCGCTTCCACGAGGAGTTAGGCGTCGAGAACTGGACGGTCAAAGGCATGGAGTTCCCCGCCCACGACGGGCGTACGCTGAACGGGCAGGGACTTTCGTTCGCCACCGCAAACCGCGGTGCAGACCACATGTACGCCACCTTCTACGCGCTCGAATACCCGCTCGTGGCCCACGACGATGCCCTGCCTCCTGAAGGCTTCGAGGGCAAGCCTGCCGCACTCATCGAAAAAGAGAACGTGATGGCGCTGAACGACAGCGGCATCGTCTGTAAGTTCTCGCGCGGGTCGATGACGCCAGAACGCTACGAGAAACTCTTCGATGCGAGTTACGACGACCTGCTCGCAGTGGGCAGTCGGGTGGTCGAACTCGAACGGCACTTCAACAACCAACGCGGCTTCTCGCGCGAAGACGACGTGCTCCCCTACGAGTTAGACGGCTTCGATTCGGCACTCTCTGAGTACTACGAACTCCGTGGCTGGGCAGAAAACGGCGTCGTGCCCGACGACGCAGTGACCGAATTCGTCGCGTAGAAGCGTGCGTTTTTGTAGCCGCTCGCCCAGAGCATGACCCATGCCTGAATCATTTGCCGATACGCTTCCGAACAACCCCGTCCCGGCGAGCCTCGCAGACGACTTAGAAGCCTTAGACGGCATCGAGCAGTGCGTGGCCGTGCGCGGGAACTTCGAGGGCGAAGAACTCGCCTACCAGTTGCTCGTAAACATCGTCGACCGAGGCTTGCTCGCGCTTCATTTTGACGACAACGCCGGATGGCAAGTCGTGTACGATTCGGCAGACGAAGACCCCGAAGAAATCGAATCGGACGAAATCCTCTATCGTCACGCACATGACGCGCTCTACGAATTCGCGCCGGACGACCTCGATTCGAACCACTACGAAACGACGCCGACGTTCTGGTCGCCGCCGGAAGACCAGTAACTACACCGGACGCTCAAAGTCGTCGAGCAGTCCTTCGACCGCGCCTTTGAGCGCGCCCGTTGTACTCCCGATGTTGAGGAGTTGATAGCCGTTTTTCGCCTTCTCGTTTACATCGTCCATTCCGAAGCCGAGGCCACCGAGTGGCACGCCAGCGTCGACGGCCGCCGCACGGATGGTTTCGACGGCTTCTGTCACGTCCGCGTGGTCGAGTTCGCCGGGGTGGCCGTAGGCGACCGAGAGGTCGAGCGGCCCGGCGAAGACGAAGCCCAATTCCGGTACCGAAAGAATGTCGTCGATGGACTCGACGGCTTCGCGAGTTTCGATGGTCACGCCAATCACCGTCTCTGTGTCTTCACTCTTCACATAATCTTCTGCGAGCCCCCACCGCGCGGCGCGCGGATTTGCAAGCCCACGCTCGCCTGCGGCATCTTGGTAGCGAAACTGTGTCGCACTGACTGCGTCTTCGACTTCTCCCGGCGAATGTACGCGCGAGAGAAACAGGTTCCGCGTGCCCACGTCGAGCGCTTTCCTGATGAGGCCGGGTTCGGTTGAAGGCAACCGAACGAGCAATTCGGTGTCGACGAGTTCTGCTGCGCGGAGCAGTCCGGTCAAGCGCTCGCCGTCCCACGGACTCGGCCCGCCATGCTCAAAGTCAATCCACACGAAATCGAGACCGAGTTCGCCGTAGTACTCGACCAGTGTTGGGCTGTAGGTGTTATCCAGAATACCGAGGGCGACCCCACCCGATTCCAGCGTTTTTCGCAGTGAGTTCTGTCGAATGCGCTCCATACACCCTACTCGCTGACAGGGGAGATAACTCTGCGTCGTTGGCGGATACCAGCGGCTCACCACCAGTTGAGTGCTTGGGCGTAAGGTCGCCCAAGCGGGCTGCTGGTATCCTACGTCAGCAACCAAGCGACCGTTTGCACTTGCGAGGGAAGTACGTTCTGAAACTCACGTGATTCGAAGTGCAGATGGTACCGCGAACGCACCAATTCTATATAGCAACATACAGTTTATATGTGTGCGGTCGGACATGCCGTTTCGACTATTTTCGCCACACTCGGCCACTTTGGGTGAACAATTGGGCGAATCGAGTGAACTGGGCTGCCAGTCGTGTCTCGATGAGATCACTCGAAGTCATACCACGGAGGTGAGCCCGCCAAAGTGACCGCAATCCAGTCTCCGGCTCTGACAGGCGTTCTGTGCGCATTCCCAAGGTGTCTGCATATTGCCCCAGATTCTCACCTGCGAGAGTGCACTGGACGCGCTGTGAGCCAGATCTTCTTCTCGTGGCTACGGCCTTTGGGAGACTACAGCAGCGGTGTAGCGTGTCGTGGCTGTGATCCCCGGTGCAAGCCAGCGGTCAGGCCTCACAAACTCACACGGGCGCCACAGGCGGCTGCTGCGCGCTTGTTGGCTGGTGCACTGAACGGGCACTGAGTCCACGCTGGGGCGCTATCGAGCGGTGTACCACCACTGTATCTGCCCCCGCGTGTTTCGGCAATGAGCTCGGTGTATCGCTCGCGACAGGGCGCTATTCAACAGAAAGGAGATAGTCAGTGAGCAGCCATTCAAGTTTGAGAGTGAGCGAGGACTGCGATGTACGTTCACACCTATTGCTAACATATAGCAGAGCAACCCGGCCCACAACCATCGTCGAATGAACAAACACAAATCGGTTGGTCAAACACCCACGTTTGACCGGCCGGAATTTTCACGTAATTCGATTCGTCACCCTAAAACCAGAAAATCTAGAAGCACGTTCTCGGCACGTAACTCCGGGGGTACACATAGTGAGAATGCACCTCCGCGAAAACCGCCGAATTTTGCGCACTCACGCCGCTAATTCACGATATTTTCTTGGTTCTACGCCACTGGAATTCGAGGACAATTTAAATGAAAATATTCAGATAAATAGGGTGGATGTTGCGTTTTCTCAAGAGCGTACACGAGGCGAGATTATCGTCGCAATTTCCTCGATTGTTGGTCGGGAAAACTCGCGTGTTCTTCCCTCCGAATAGGCAGACCCATTGGCGAAAAATGACGGGTATCCCAGTCGGGCATCGGGCCGAGTTTCACCCGCTGATTTTCGATCAATTTGCCCCGCACATTTAACCAATCTCTATAAAATTTGACACAGTAGAATTTCTGTGATGATTGCGATGATTTGACTGCTCCGTTCGGTCGTAAACCAGAAATATTCTCAACCAGCAAAATTTGTTGTCTCTAGACCAACGCAATGGTCTATTTTTTAGCAATAAATATAGGGCTATTAGGTCGAAAAAGCAGCACCATATTTATGGATTAGCCTATATCTTGACCGCCATTTGAGTCCTGCAACTCGTGATAAGATACTTTATCCAGTCATGTGGGGATACACTGATGTGGGTGGCGTGAGTGTTCACATTCAATGACTGACGTCGAGGTCGATACCGAGCGAACGGTGGTCAAAACGTATCTTCCGGCCTACCAGAAAGAAATTTGGCAGGAACACGCAGCCGAGCTGGACATGAGCCAAAGCGAGTACGTCCGGGCCATGGTACAGGCCGGAAGAAAGGGGTTCGAAGCCGACCGTTCGGAAGGCCGTTCTGCACCCGCGAACCCCGGGGGTGATGGCCTCGAAACACGCATCCTCGCACTCCTCGAAAACGGGAAATATTTGTCGTGGGATGCGCTCGTCGAAGAACTATCAAATTCGTTTGAAGACCGGCTCGAATCGGCGCTCGATTCGCTCCAGCAAGCCAATCAAATCCAGTACTCTGGACGCCACGGCGGGTACACCGTTTCCGGGGGTACGGATGGGCGTCAGTAACCAGACCGACGCGGCAGAAGACCCGGTTGGCTACTTCCTCCAGGACATGGTGTACCACGGCAAAAGCGAACGGACGAGGAATGCCTACGAACGCGTTCTTCGGGAGTTTGAGGCGTTTTTAGCCGACGAGACGCGCAATCCACGCGGGACGGCAATCACCCCTGCCGAGGCCGGCCAACGCGACTGTATGGCGTGGGTACACACCATGCGCGGACAGCTCGCAGAGAGTACGGTTGCGACCTACGCCTCCTACCTCCACCGGTTTTACGCCTATATGACCCAGGTCGGGGCGTTCGACTCGAACCCCATGACGCTCGTCCGCGAGGAGATGGACGAACGCATCAACAAAGACCCGACGCGTCGCGAAATCGCGCTTCCCGCGATGCGCGAATTCGTCCGAGGGCTCGGCCATCCCCTCGAACAGGCCGTTGTCGTCACGCTCCTCAAGACAGGGATGCGTGTTGGGGAACTCTGTAACGTCGATTGCAGGGACATTCACCTCGAAGACGAGTGGGTGAAATCGACATACGAGGATACGATACGAGTGGCTATCGAGGCGCGACCTGACTCGCTTTTTGTCGCGAGCGAGCCGTCTCGTGGGCTGGTCGTAAACGGCGAAAAACGCACGGCCTCGAACAAGCGCAAACGAGATACGGTGATACCAATCGACGCAGAACTGCGTCGCGTCCTGAAACGCTGGCTCGCAATTCGGCCGGATGCGGCATCTCCGGCCGACCCGCTGTTCGTGAGCACCGGCGACGACTGGGGTAAACGATTGACTCCCGAAATGGTGCGCGGGATGGTCAAAACCCACGCACGGGAGGCGGGTTGGTATCGCTCTGGCGGCGGGGCAGAAGAGAACGTCACGCCGCACTACTTCCGGCACTTTTTCACCACCCATCTTCGGGATGCAACGGGCGAGAGAGGCGTCGTGAAGTACCTCCGCGGCGATGTGGCGGAGGACATCATCGACACCTACACCCACAACTGGGGCGACCGCGTGCGCGAGGTGTACGAGGAAAATATCTATTCGTTGCTGTAGAAGCAACATAACTCAACCGTCGGTTGTGCGACTTGTAAAGTGCATGTTGCTATATCGAAACTGCGTGTTCGAGCCACCCTCAGTTGGAGGAAAATCCACAAATTCGACTCACGACCCAACCCGTTTGGTTCGGGTGGACGTCGTAGAATTATTTGGAGTGTCGTAGTGGGCTAATTTGCGTGATTGGACGGGAGAAAGTATTCACCATCAACTATTCCACATTTTGTCAATGCGCCTCCACACTGCCCTGACGCTGGTTTTGGTCTGCAGTATTGGTCTTGCAGGCTGTGTTGGGACTCCAAGCGGCCAGTCTACAACGACGACCACGACGACAGTGTCGACGACGACGCAGGCCATCTCGACAGGGGAGCCGACCGAAACGACGAGTACTACAACGAGAAAGGCCGATTACACCAGTCCGCCCGAACACAATCTCAGAATCAAGAGCGAGCTCAATAAAACGGCGAACGTCACGCTCACGATTGCCACTGAATCGAACGGAACCGTACTCCAACGCCACTTCAACATTGATTCAAACGCCGGTATTAGACAGAATCTCAATTACACCGGTCCGCGAGGGGCTGAATACACAGTCACAGTTACTCACGGGAACACGACCGTCACCAAGCGCGTAGAAGACCCGTGGCGCCATCAGTTGTACATCAAAGTAACTGCTGATGACTTGTCTATCTCCGTTTTTGCAGTGTGACATGGCACTGATTTTGTAGAGATCTCTCAGCAGCATTCTTTCTGAGCGACCGATTCTGAGCAACCTATTTGCACCGTGTCACTGTTGGTCATACAATGGCCGGGCGATACCCAACGAAACGACCGATTGACGCGGCGGTGGTCGAAAGTGACTCTGCGTTCGAGCCGCCCACCGAACTGCTCTCGATGCCGTGGATAGACATCCATAACCACGCGCACACGCTCTCGTGGGGCGACCGAGAGAAATTCGCCCTGAGTGGGTGTGAAAAAATGGTGATGATGGCGGCGGCGTACTACTGGCTACCGTACAAACCCGTCGCCCCCGACGACGTGCGATTTCTCTGGGACGACGCGCTGAATCGCCTCGCGCAGATTCGCCAGTCGCACTTGTTCGACGCGAAACTCGGCATTGGCATTCACACGGGCACGCGCGTTTCCGATGTCTCAGAACTGCTCGACCTGATGCCCGACTACTGCGCGCTCGGCGAAGTCGCTGCGGTGGGTGAAATCGGGATAACTGCCTCTCAGCACGTCGAAGGCTGGAGCCTCGGCGAGCAAAAAGAAATGATGCGCCGCCAGTTCGAGATTGCCCGCGACGCAGACCTTCCCGCAATCGTTCACACGCCCGCAGACCTCGATGGCGTAGACATCCCAGACCGCGTGCGCGGCGGCTTGCCGGGGTACGAATTAGACCTCTCGATGCAACGAGAACCCGTGCTTACTGGAGAGAACGTGAAACAGCAAGCCACCGAAATCGACATTGCCCTCAAAGACGAGGCAGGTCTGCCGGATGAGCAGATGGTGATCTCTCATGGCGACCAGCAGATTGCGCCGACCGTGCTCGAAACGACGGATTGCTACCTGAGTTTCACCGTGAGCTACCCGTGGCTCCTCGGGGTTACGGCAGCAGACGTTGCGGCGGTCATCGACGAGTACGGCCCCGAACGCGTCCTCATCGAGACGGATAGCGCCGGAATCCTGCGGGGGGACGTGTTCTCGTTCAAACGGACGCTGTTCGAACTCTACCGCCACGGGCTCTCAGAAGAAACTATCAGGCAAGTTGCCTACGAGAATCCAAACTCGCTCATTTCGTGAATTTCCGCGAGTAGGTGGCTGTACGTGCGCATTTCCGCGACAGCCTTTTTACGTTCAACTTCCAATTAGTTACAAGTGTTTTTGCGGTCGTCCTACTGTTTTCTCCCGACGAGCGCGCACACGACCTACCCATGAGTGACGTAGCAATTCGTTCGTATTCGAGCGACGAGACACCTGTCTCGACAAAAGTGAAGAAACGCACCGTCGAACTACTTGCCTGCCCCGAATGCGGTGGCCGACTCGTAGCCGACGCAGAACACGGCGAGACGGTCTGCACGGAATGCGGACTGGTCGTTGCAGAGAGAAAAATCGACCCCGGCCCGGAGTGGCGCAACCTCAGCGACGGTGAGCAAACCGACGCAAGCCGCGTCGGCGCACCCGCAACGAACCTGCTCCACGACAAGGGGCTCTCGACCAAGATTAGCTGGCAGAACGTTGATGGCTACGGCCAGACGCTCTCCTCGCGTCAGCGAAAGCGAATGAACCGCCTTCGCACGTGGGACGAACGCTTCCGAACGCGCAATCACGGCGAGCGTAACCTGATGCAGGCACTCGGGGAAATCGACCGGATGGCCTCCGCGCTCGGCCTCGGAAAAGAGGTACGCGAGACAGCCGCCGCTATCTACCGGCGGGCGCTCGAAGCCAAACTGCTCCCCGGGCGTTCAATCGAGGGGATGGCGACCGCCGCACTCTACGCCGCAGCACGCATCGAGGGAAGCCCACGGAGCATCCCCGAAGTGGCGGTCGTGAGCCGCATCGACGAGATGGAGTTCAAGCGCACCTATCGGTATCTCATCCGCGAACTGAATCTGGGCGTGACGCTCGCAACCCCCGACGACTACGTCGGCCGGTTCGCCTCGGCACTCTCGCTTTCTGAGGAAACCGTCGCACAGGCACGTGAACTCCTGCGAATCGGTGAGACGAAAAACCTCCACGTCGGCAAGAGCCCAACCGGACTTGCGGCTGCTGCGGTGTACGCCGCCGCCCTCCTGACGAACGAAAAGCTCACCCAAGACGAGGTGAGCGCGGTCGCAGACGTGAGTACGGTGACCATCCGGGTGCGCTATCAGGAACTTCTCGAAGCGGCGGGGAAGACCGCCTAAGCGAGTGAATCCTGCCACCTCTTTTTACCACATTCTGTCGTAGATACAGGAATGGAACTCTCGGCTATGGCGGTGGATATCGGGACGCGTTCTCCCACCGTCCTCCTCAATCGAGCGGATGCTGCGGAGATGGGCGTCCGAGCGCTCGATAGGGTACAGCTTCGCCACGCAGACCGCACCTCGATTGGCATCGTCG from Haladaptatus sp. ZSTT2 encodes:
- a CDS encoding aldehyde ferredoxin oxidoreductase family protein, which translates into the protein MLHARGPLLSVDVGAKTTEEVNIDDVLAQFIGGRGLATRLSHERTPFDADPFGPENRLFFTTGPMQTSNMSFTGRMNATAISPLTNGILSSNAGGFVSRNFGATGYSAVEFVGESDELLAIHVTDKGVTFEEVPELEEATVSETDEYMADHHDLGEDQLCVIGPAGENRVRFASIMTSESRAFGRGGLGAVMGAKGIKAISFDGDSTPDIEISATQMDIHREAATSDHIMKRQGTTSVTDLANEVGAFPTKYFAETSFEGASGINGDAVESKKYKKGTCSSCAFACKLPTKDEERGVETEGPEFETVMAFGSNALVDDIVDVMKSNELCDEFGVDTISAGDVVSAYLAANDEFGNVSLIHELVEKIAYREGDGDLLAEGIDRFHEELGVENWTVKGMEFPAHDGRTLNGQGLSFATANRGADHMYATFYALEYPLVAHDDALPPEGFEGKPAALIEKENVMALNDSGIVCKFSRGSMTPERYEKLFDASYDDLLAVGSRVVELERHFNNQRGFSREDDVLPYELDGFDSALSEYYELRGWAENGVVPDDAVTEFVA
- a CDS encoding HpcH/HpaI aldolase family protein, coding for MERIRQNSLRKTLESGGVALGILDNTYSPTLVEYYGELGLDFVWIDFEHGGPSPWDGERLTGLLRAAELVDTELLVRLPSTEPGLIRKALDVGTRNLFLSRVHSPGEVEDAVSATQFRYQDAAGERGLANPRAARWGLAEDYVKSEDTETVIGVTIETREAVESIDDILSVPELGFVFAGPLDLSVAYGHPGELDHADVTEAVETIRAAAVDAGVPLGGLGFGMDDVNEKAKNGYQLLNIGSTTGALKGAVEGLLDDFERPV
- a CDS encoding DUF5805 domain-containing protein, whose amino-acid sequence is MTDVEVDTERTVVKTYLPAYQKEIWQEHAAELDMSQSEYVRAMVQAGRKGFEADRSEGRSAPANPGGDGLETRILALLENGKYLSWDALVEELSNSFEDRLESALDSLQQANQIQYSGRHGGYTVSGGTDGRQ
- a CDS encoding tyrosine-type recombinase/integrase, with amino-acid sequence MGVSNQTDAAEDPVGYFLQDMVYHGKSERTRNAYERVLREFEAFLADETRNPRGTAITPAEAGQRDCMAWVHTMRGQLAESTVATYASYLHRFYAYMTQVGAFDSNPMTLVREEMDERINKDPTRREIALPAMREFVRGLGHPLEQAVVVTLLKTGMRVGELCNVDCRDIHLEDEWVKSTYEDTIRVAIEARPDSLFVASEPSRGLVVNGEKRTASNKRKRDTVIPIDAELRRVLKRWLAIRPDAASPADPLFVSTGDDWGKRLTPEMVRGMVKTHAREAGWYRSGGGAEENVTPHYFRHFFTTHLRDATGERGVVKYLRGDVAEDIIDTYTHNWGDRVREVYEENIYSLL
- a CDS encoding TatD family hydrolase is translated as MAGRYPTKRPIDAAVVESDSAFEPPTELLSMPWIDIHNHAHTLSWGDREKFALSGCEKMVMMAAAYYWLPYKPVAPDDVRFLWDDALNRLAQIRQSHLFDAKLGIGIHTGTRVSDVSELLDLMPDYCALGEVAAVGEIGITASQHVEGWSLGEQKEMMRRQFEIARDADLPAIVHTPADLDGVDIPDRVRGGLPGYELDLSMQREPVLTGENVKQQATEIDIALKDEAGLPDEQMVISHGDQQIAPTVLETTDCYLSFTVSYPWLLGVTAADVAAVIDEYGPERVLIETDSAGILRGDVFSFKRTLFELYRHGLSEETIRQVAYENPNSLIS
- a CDS encoding transcription initiation factor IIB, with amino-acid sequence MSDVAIRSYSSDETPVSTKVKKRTVELLACPECGGRLVADAEHGETVCTECGLVVAERKIDPGPEWRNLSDGEQTDASRVGAPATNLLHDKGLSTKISWQNVDGYGQTLSSRQRKRMNRLRTWDERFRTRNHGERNLMQALGEIDRMASALGLGKEVRETAAAIYRRALEAKLLPGRSIEGMATAALYAAARIEGSPRSIPEVAVVSRIDEMEFKRTYRYLIRELNLGVTLATPDDYVGRFASALSLSEETVAQARELLRIGETKNLHVGKSPTGLAAAAVYAAALLTNEKLTQDEVSAVADVSTVTIRVRYQELLEAAGKTA